Part of the Labilithrix sp. genome, CGAGGTCCTGGTAGCCCTCGAGCGCGGCCTCGGTCGTGTAGAGCAGCGTCTCGGCCTGGTTGCGCACCTCGGCGAGCTCCTTGCGCACGGCGTCCGCGGCCTGGTGGCGCTCGCCTTCGGTGACGATGCGGTCGATCTCGTCCTTCGAGAGGCCGCTCGTCGGCGTGATGTTCATCTGCTGCGAGCGCCCCGAGCCGAGGTCCTTCGCGTCGATGCTGACGACGCCGTTCGCGTCGATGCGGAACGTGACCGAGATCTTCGGCACGCCGCGCGGCGCGGGCGGGATGCCGGTGAGCTCGAAGCGCGCGAGCGAGCGGTTGTCGGCCGCCATCGGGCGCTCGCCCTGGAGGATGTGGATCGGCACGAAATTCTGGTTGTCGACGGAGGTCGTGAAGACCTCGTTTCGCTCCGTCGGGATCGTGGTGTTGCGCGGGATGAGGACGGTGAAGACGCCGCCGCCGGTCTCGACGCCGAGCGAGAGCGGCGTGACGTCGAGGAGGAGCATCTCGACCGGCGACTCTTCGCCGAGCGCGGAGCCCTGGAGCGCGGCGCCCGCGGCGACGACCTCGTCCGGGTTCACGCCCTTGTTCGGCTCGCGGCCGAAGAACTCCTTAACCGCCTTCTGCACCGCCGGCATGCGCGTCATGCCGCCGACGAGGACGACGGACTGGATGTCGCTCGGGTTGACCCCCGCGTCGCTCAGGCACTTGCGGCACGGCTCGAGGCTCCGCTCGATGAGCTCGGTCGTGAGGAGCTCGAGCTCCGCGCGCGTCATCGTGCGCTGGACGTGGAGCGGCTCCCCCTTCGCGTTGGTCGCGATGAAGGGGAGGTTCAGCTCGGTCTCGAGCGAGGACGAGAGCTCGTGCTTCGCCTTCTCCGCCGCCTCCTTCAGGCGCTGGAGCGCCATCCGGTCCTTCTTGAGGTCGACGTTGTTCTCTTTCTGGAACACCTCCGCGATCGCGTCGACGATGCGGAGGTCGAAGTCCTCGCCGCCGAGGTACGTGTCGCCGTTGGTCGCCTTCACGCTGAAGACGCCCTCCTGGATCTCGAGGATCGAGATATCGAAGGTGCCTCCGCCGAGGTCGTAGACCGCGATGCGCTCGGTCGTCTTCTTGTCGAGGCCGTACGCGATCGCGGCGGCGGTGGGCTCGTTGATGATCCTGCGGACGTCGAGGCCGGCGATCTTGCCGGCGTCGCGCGTCGCCTGGCGCTGCGCGTCGTCGAAGTACGCGGGGACGGTGACGACCGCCTCGGTCACCGGCTCGCCGAGGTAGCTCTCCGCGATCTCCTTCATGCGGGTGAGCACCATCGCGCTCACCTCCGGCGGCGACATGTCCTTGCCGCCGACGGAGACCCAGGCGTCGCCGTTCGGCGCCTCGATGATCTTGTACGGGCTGCGGTCGAGCTGGCGGCGCACCTCCTCGGACTTCACCTTGCGGCCGATGAGGCGCTTCACGGCGTAGACCGTGTTGGTCGCGTTCGTGACCGCCTGCCTCTTCGCGGGCTGGCCGACGAGGCGCTCGCCGCTCCCCGTGAACGCGACGATCGACGGCGTCGTGCGCGCGCCCTCGGCGTTCGGAATGATCTTCACGTCGACCTTGCCCGTCGGGCTCGTCTCCACGATGGCGACGCACGAGTTCGTCGTGCCCAGGTCGATACCGATGACCTTCGACATTTAACCCCTCACGCCCTCACGAAGACGCCTTCGCGTCGTCGGACCCAGACCCCTCTGCCTTCCCCTCGGACTCGGACTTCGACTTCGGCTTCGCGACCACGACCATGGCGGCGCGAATGAGTCGATCGCCCTGCGCGTAGCCGGGTTGGACCTCGGCGACGACGGTGCCTGGCGGATGCTCGTCGGTCTCGACCTGCTGGATCGCCTCGTGGTGCGTCGGATCGAACTGCTCGCCGACGGTGGGCACCTTCGTGATGCCGCCGCGCGCGAGGGTGTCGGTGTACTGGCGCAGGACCATCGTGAGGCCCTCGGCGACGGCCTTCACGTCCGTCGCGCGCTGGGCGCTCGCGATCGCGCGCTCGAGGTTGTCGAAGACGGGGAGGAACTCCTTGAGGAGGTCCTCTTTGCCCGCCTTCCGCGTGTCCTCGATCTCCCGTCGCGACCGCTTCCGGAAGTTGTCGAAGTCCGCCGCCGTGCGCATCCACTGATCCTTCATGCGCGCGGCCTCGGCCTTCGCCTCCGCGACCGGATCCACTTCGGCCTTCGCGGGCGCCGAGGCGGGCTGGCCGCTCGCAGCCTCGCTCTCGCCGTTCGCGCCGGTGTCTTTCTCTTCGCTCTCGCCTTCGCCGGACATATGCCCACGACTATACCCGAATTGCCCACACTCAAGAGAGAACCCTTCGGCTTCGGACAGCGCCGCGGCTCGGCGCGGCTCATCGCTGTGCCGTTCGACGGCACTGGATTCCGCGTCGACGCGACATGCTCGGGCTCGCTCCGAGCGCCGCGGTAGTGATCGCACGCCGACGTGAAGTGGGCTAAGTCCTTCGGTTCGATGCAGCCCGAGCTGAACGAGCCGCAGACCGAGGCGGCGTTCCACGTCGACGGGCCGCTCCTCGTGTTCGCCGGCGCCGGCAGCGGCAAGACGCGCGTCATCACGTACCGCATCGCGAACCTCGTCGCGCGCGAGCGCGTGGCGCCGTGGCGCATCCTCGCGGTGACGTTCACGAACAAAGCGGCGGGCGAGATGCGGGCGCGCCTCGAGCGCCCCGACCTCCTCGGCCCCGTCGCGCGCGACCTCTGGGTCGGCACCTTCCACGCGACGTGCGCGAAGTTCCTCCGCATGTTTCCCGAAGCGATCGAGCGCAGCAAGAGCTTCGTCATCTACGACTCGACCGATCAGAAGGCGGTCGTCACGCGCGTGCTCCGCGACATGAACCTCGACGACCGTCGCTA contains:
- the dnaK gene encoding molecular chaperone DnaK translates to MSKVIGIDLGTTNSCVAIVETSPTGKVDVKIIPNAEGARTTPSIVAFTGSGERLVGQPAKRQAVTNATNTVYAVKRLIGRKVKSEEVRRQLDRSPYKIIEAPNGDAWVSVGGKDMSPPEVSAMVLTRMKEIAESYLGEPVTEAVVTVPAYFDDAQRQATRDAGKIAGLDVRRIINEPTAAAIAYGLDKKTTERIAVYDLGGGTFDISILEIQEGVFSVKATNGDTYLGGEDFDLRIVDAIAEVFQKENNVDLKKDRMALQRLKEAAEKAKHELSSSLETELNLPFIATNAKGEPLHVQRTMTRAELELLTTELIERSLEPCRKCLSDAGVNPSDIQSVVLVGGMTRMPAVQKAVKEFFGREPNKGVNPDEVVAAGAALQGSALGEESPVEMLLLDVTPLSLGVETGGGVFTVLIPRNTTIPTERNEVFTTSVDNQNFVPIHILQGERPMAADNRSLARFELTGIPPAPRGVPKISVTFRIDANGVVSIDAKDLGSGRSQQMNITPTSGLSKDEIDRIVTEGERHQAADAVRKELAEVRNQAETLLYTTEAALEGYQDLVDGEMIERTKDSCKRLRELIEQQGDLTSIRSQYQDLEALTFKIAESLYGTG
- the grpE gene encoding nucleotide exchange factor GrpE produces the protein MSGEGESEEKDTGANGESEAASGQPASAPAKAEVDPVAEAKAEAARMKDQWMRTAADFDNFRKRSRREIEDTRKAGKEDLLKEFLPVFDNLERAIASAQRATDVKAVAEGLTMVLRQYTDTLARGGITKVPTVGEQFDPTHHEAIQQVETDEHPPGTVVAEVQPGYAQGDRLIRAAMVVVAKPKSKSESEGKAEGSGSDDAKASS